From Hyla sarda isolate aHylSar1 chromosome 5, aHylSar1.hap1, whole genome shotgun sequence, a single genomic window includes:
- the LOC130274598 gene encoding involucrin-like, producing the protein MRRPERHFVLCNLYKYSSVNPGIVCDRTNTGTAEREQEVYEVQLQPITTEQEVYEVQLQPIGAEQEVCEVQLQSFVAEQEVCKVQLQSIVAEQEVCEVQHQLIATKQEVSEVQLQPITTEQEVFEVQHQPIATEQEVVEVQHQLIATEQEVFEVQHQPIATEQEVSEVQLQPIGAEQKVCELQHQPIATEQEVSEVQLQPIEQEVYEEQLQPITTEQEVFKVQLQPIGAEQEVCEVQLQSIVTEQEVSEVQLQPIGAEQKVCEVQLQSIVAEQEVCEVQLQSIVTEQEVCEVQLQSIVTEQEVSEVQLQPIGAEQKVCEVQLQSIVAEQEVCEVQLQSIVTEQEVSEGAEPLQLGIEPCRHEISLGHTPPERYLFEYVLVENPLCG; encoded by the exons AGCAGGAAGTCTATGAGGTACAGCTTCAGCCAATAACTACAGAGCAGGAAGTCTATGaggtgcagcttcagccaatagGTGCAGAGCAGGAAGTCTGCGAGGTGCAGCTTCAGTCATTTGTCGCAGAGCAGGAAGTCTGCAAGGTGCAGCTTCAGTCAATAGTAGCAGAGCAGGAAGTCTGTGAGGTGCAGCATCAGCTAATAGCTACAAAGCAGGAAGTCTCTGaggtgcagcttcagccaataaCTACAGAGCAGGAAGTTTTTGAGGTGCAGCATCAGCCAATAGCTACAGAGCAGGAAGTCGTTGAGGTGCAGCATCAGCTAATAGCTACAGAGCAGGAAGTCTTTGAGGTGCAGCATCAGCCAATAGCTACAGAGCAGGAAGTATCTGaggtgcagcttcagccaatagGTGCAGAGCAGAAAGTCTGTGAGTTGCAGCATCAGCCAATAGCTACAGAGCAGGAAGTCTCTGaggtgcagcttcagccaatag AGCAGGAAGTCTATGAGGAGCAGCTTCAGCCAATAACTACAGAGCAGGAAGTCTTTAaggtgcagcttcagccaatagGTGCAGAGCAGGAAGTCTGTGAGGTGCAGCTTCAGTCAATAGTCACAGAGCAGGAAGTCTCTGaggtgcagcttcagccaatagGTGCAGAGCAGAAAGTCTGTGAGGTGCAGCTTCAGTCAATAGTCGCAGAGCAGGAAGTCTGTGAGGTGCAGCTTCAGTCAATAGTCACAGAGCAGGAAGTCTGTGAGGTGCAGCTTCAGTCAATAGTCACAGAGCAGGAAGTCTCTGaggtgcagcttcagccaatagGTGCAGAGCAGAAAGTCTGTGAGGTGCAGCTTCAGTCAATAGTCGCAGAGCAGGAAGTCTGTGAGGTGCAGCTTCAGTCAATAGTCACAGAGCAGGAAGTCTCTGAG GGAGCAGAACCTCTCCAACTTGGTATTGAACCTTGTCGCCATGAGATCTCTCTTGGGCACACCCCACCTGAGCGTTATCTCTTTGAGTATGTCTTGGTGGAGAACCCACTCTGCGGTTag